The genomic segment GATATGATGTAGAAGAATCAGTTTTGTTTTGGGGGAGAATGGCTGCAAAATCTTCCGGAAAATCACAGCCCGAATTTATGAGTACGCATCCCTCTGATGCAACTCGAATTGCCAATTTAAAAGTATTAATCCCAGAAGCTAAAGCAATAGCGTTGAAAGTTGGCATTATTTCAAATTAAATTCCAGATGCACTTTATGTATCTAAGGCTATTTTTATGAATAGCCTTTTTTGATAAAATGAGGTGAAATAGAATAGTTTTCTATTTAGTGACAAAAAAATAAATAAATTAGCCACTTAAACTAAACTGATTATGCCAAATTTACAAAAAGGAGATACTAAATTATTGAATGCTTGGGCTTTTTACGATTGGGCGAATTCGGTGTACTCTCTTGTGATTTCTTCAGCGGTATTTCCAATATTTTTCGAAGCACTTTTTACAGATCGCAGTCATTATATTATGATGTTTGGGTATTCTCTTAAGAATTCGGCCTTAATAAGTTTTGTAACTGCTTTTGCTTTTTTGGTGGTTGCCTTTGTTTCCCCTTTGCTTTCAGGTATTTCAGATTATGTAGGAAACAAAAAATCATTTATGAAGTTTTTCTGCTACTTAGGTGCTTTATCATGTATTGGTTTGTATTGGTTTAGCCTTGAAAGTATTTATATCAGTTTAGTATTTTACTTTTTAGGATTGGTAGGCTTTTGGGGAAGTTGGGTTTTTTATAATTCGTATCTTCCAGACATTGCCTATGCGAATCAACAAGATGCAATCAGTGCTAAAGGTTTTTCATATGGCTATGTTGGCAGCGTAATTTTGTTAATCGTTAATTTAGGAATGATTATGATGCCAGATGCATTTGGGATAACAGGAACTAAGGGAGAAGCCGCTATGAAAGCGATGCGATATTCTTTTGTTATGGTTGGCGTATGGTGGATTTTGTTTAGTCAATATACCTATTATTATTTACCAAAAGGGAATAAGATTGTAGCCAGTAGTATAAAGAAACATATCATCTTTAATGGGTTCAAAGAACTGAAAAAAGTTTGGTTATTATTGGCAGACAATTCCCCATTAAAGAAATATCTTGGCAGTTTTTTTGTGTATAGTATGGCAGTACAAACGGTAATGTTGATTGCTACTTATTTTGGTGCGCAAGAAATTCAATGGGCATCACAAAGTGAAAGTACTACAGGATTAATTATTTGTATTCTTTTGATACAATTGGTTGCTATTGTCGGAGCAACATTTACTTCTAAAGCTTCAAAAAAGTACGGTAATATCCCTACTTTGATTGCTATTAATGGGTTTTGGATTGTTCTTTGTGTTTTGGCTTATTTTATTTATTTACCAATTCATTTTTATGTAATGGCTTCTTTAGTAGGTTTAGTGATGGGAGGAATTCAAGCTTTGTCTCGATCTACGTATTCTAAATTATTACCTGAAACTGAGGATACAGCTTCCTTTTTTAGTTTTTACGATGTAGCTGAGAAAATTGGAATTGTTATTGGAATGTGTGTTTATGGAATTATAGACCAAATTACTGGAAGTCCGAGATTTGCTATTGTTTTTTTAGGTATCTTCTTTGTAATTGGTTTGCTATTATTAAAGCGTGTTCCAAAAACAGCTGCTTTATCAACTAAATAATCAATTGTACTTTTTGGCACAAAGATTGACCTACTTATCCTCGGTTATGAAAAAGCTACGTCTCGTAGTTTTTATCTATTGAATTTCGAAAAATTAATGACAAAACGACTTATTATACTTTATGTCAAATCATAAAATACTTACCATTGACAATCTGTCACTTCAAGAATTTGATTCGGAGGCAGAATTAATTCCATTATTGACGCCAGAAGATGAAGAGGAAATGAACAACGAACTCTTGCCTGATTCACTGCCAATTTTGCCTTTGCGAAATATGGTCTTGTTTCCAGGCGTTGTTATTCCAATTACTGCCGGACGTGACAAGTCTATTAAATTAATCAATGATGCCAATGCGTCTGGGAAGAATATTGGTGTTGTTGCACAGAAAAATGAAGAAGACGAAGATCCAACCAAAGATGATATTCACACTGTAGGAACTGTAGCTCGAATTCTTAGAGTGCTAAAAATGCCTGATGGCAACATTACTATTATACTCCAAGGAAAAAAGCGTTTCGAAATTGCAGAAGTAGTTTCGGAAGAACCCTATATTACTGCTAAAGT from the Flavobacterium ammonificans genome contains:
- a CDS encoding MFS transporter gives rise to the protein MPNLQKGDTKLLNAWAFYDWANSVYSLVISSAVFPIFFEALFTDRSHYIMMFGYSLKNSALISFVTAFAFLVVAFVSPLLSGISDYVGNKKSFMKFFCYLGALSCIGLYWFSLESIYISLVFYFLGLVGFWGSWVFYNSYLPDIAYANQQDAISAKGFSYGYVGSVILLIVNLGMIMMPDAFGITGTKGEAAMKAMRYSFVMVGVWWILFSQYTYYYLPKGNKIVASSIKKHIIFNGFKELKKVWLLLADNSPLKKYLGSFFVYSMAVQTVMLIATYFGAQEIQWASQSESTTGLIICILLIQLVAIVGATFTSKASKKYGNIPTLIAINGFWIVLCVLAYFIYLPIHFYVMASLVGLVMGGIQALSRSTYSKLLPETEDTASFFSFYDVAEKIGIVIGMCVYGIIDQITGSPRFAIVFLGIFFVIGLLLLKRVPKTAALSTK